From Sediminibacterium sp. TEGAF015, a single genomic window includes:
- a CDS encoding polysaccharide deacetylase family protein has translation MYLVKTPWWLRTWFSDYTWRMPRTDKTIYLTFDDGPHEKATPFVLDTLQQYQAKASFFCIGKNVRKHPDIYQRILAEGHTVGNHTEHHVNGWKTPDEQYLQNIRQAEEVIESSFFRPPYGRIRRSQAKQLDKQIIMWDVLSGDFDPNLTPEGCLAYCIKHTEAGSIVVFHDSEKAFTKMSHALPKMLDYFSQQGYQFKAL, from the coding sequence ATGTATCTGGTAAAAACACCCTGGTGGCTAAGGACCTGGTTCTCGGATTATACCTGGCGCATGCCTCGTACCGATAAAACCATCTACTTAACATTTGACGATGGTCCGCACGAAAAAGCCACGCCCTTTGTGTTGGATACGCTACAACAATACCAGGCCAAAGCCAGTTTTTTCTGTATCGGTAAAAATGTGCGCAAACATCCGGATATCTATCAGCGCATCCTTGCCGAAGGCCATACCGTGGGCAATCATACAGAGCATCATGTAAATGGATGGAAAACGCCAGACGAACAATACCTGCAGAACATACGGCAGGCTGAAGAAGTAATTGAGAGTTCTTTTTTCAGACCGCCTTATGGACGGATCCGTCGCAGTCAGGCGAAACAGCTGGATAAACAAATTATTATGTGGGATGTGTTAAGCGGCGATTTTGATCCCAATTTAACCCCAGAAGGCTGCCTGGCTTATTGTATTAAACATACTGAAGCGGGATCGATTGTGGTATTTCACGATAGCGAAAAAGCATTCACTAAAATGTCGCATGCATTGCCCAAAATGCTGGACTATTTTTCGCAACAGGGTTATCAGTTTAAAGCACTTTAA
- a CDS encoding TatD family hydrolase: MKWIDTHCHLYVEEFKDDVDAVIARAQEQGVTQFYLPGIDSESIPAMLALEANYPGVCKAMMGLHPCYVKENVQQELAIVEHWLEQRDFCAIGEIGLDFYWDTQFKKEQQEAFSIQMEWAVQKNLPIVIHTRNAMQETIDMVKPFAARGLKGIFHCFSGSYESAQQIVNMGFLLGIGGVLTYKNAGLPKALEKIGVEHLVLETDAPYLSPVPFRGKRNEPGYLVHVAEALAVAKGITTAELAEITTANATALFRG, from the coding sequence ATGAAATGGATTGATACGCACTGCCACTTATATGTAGAAGAATTTAAAGATGATGTAGATGCAGTGATAGCAAGGGCTCAGGAACAAGGTGTTACCCAGTTTTATTTACCGGGAATTGATAGTGAATCTATTCCGGCCATGCTGGCCCTCGAAGCAAACTATCCCGGCGTATGCAAAGCCATGATGGGATTGCATCCTTGTTATGTTAAAGAAAATGTGCAGCAGGAACTCGCCATTGTAGAACATTGGCTAGAGCAAAGGGATTTTTGTGCCATTGGCGAAATCGGCCTCGATTTTTATTGGGATACCCAGTTTAAAAAAGAGCAGCAGGAAGCATTTTCCATTCAGATGGAATGGGCTGTTCAGAAAAATCTACCCATTGTTATCCATACCCGCAATGCCATGCAGGAAACGATTGATATGGTAAAACCCTTTGCGGCCAGAGGGCTGAAGGGCATTTTCCATTGTTTCAGCGGATCCTATGAATCGGCCCAGCAAATTGTGAATATGGGCTTTTTGTTAGGCATCGGAGGAGTCCTTACTTATAAGAATGCAGGTTTGCCCAAAGCCCTTGAAAAAATAGGAGTTGAACACTTGGTATTGGAAACCGATGCGCCTTATTTAAGTCCTGTGCCATTCAGAGGCAAGCGCAATGAACCGGGTTATCTGGTTCATGTTGCAGAAGCACTGGCAGTGGCCAAGGGGATTACAACTGCCGAATTAGCGGAAATTACTACTGCCAACGCAACGGCTTTGTTCAGGGGATAA
- a CDS encoding S8 family peptidase, with protein sequence MANKSHLKFLSEKQLSEVKDFKYNYGFDNNKDDEDNAPKNYVRLATSFKADLEKFESDLDAKYNAKDRTLEIPYDIDYVQITFQDQFVINKYFQDYYNDFGLEATAFYDFAKKGLFAVANRDKFQTFIANVNNFIEYELDGNQDLKYSNYVKYISGFKLLRANDILKFRLENIGDIVYLSLMDLPLDDAVKQQIVQSLVAYLEANGIVYKYDTENDRIELQNPTPEQIEKIIQNFDIIESATCSAFTTVRPSEFNTVERQFGFNIQNAGEDLPVVGIIDTGISQQTALAPLIINDTTFTLAGNPLIDQAGRNRLGHGTAVAGLVALGKHNHRNNFVDNVIADAKLLSIKISDNGNGYISEVDLLKMLYAVKAKYPEIRLFTLTTCYGNFMYKNEAFSDYTYALDKFAYETNSLIFICTGNNLNCINENTSYDLSYFHGDHTNLSTPADSLNNLTVGAAADNLTDGAFLGIANGREFPALYTRKGHIDLSTIYNAKKTNKNYFKPDVIESGGDVGYYNENALDWMDEPAITLLSARSEIGIMQEVGTSFATPLVANLAAKIIKNYPALSNESVKALIINGASLNLIPFASNVSKLRNRVAGNGLVDDFKSLYSDENSATLILEDTIESGKIRIYPINFPKYLVEDDLGKVKKRLKITATLCFKFLPIRNNQLSYNPIHMAYSIFKNHSADDIMKADDKEAKFTSKLRSTLSWSENGRYVSKPLPYSNTQKITLNVSVDDLSNETNTFKLALHAKLSEQIVGGLPENYPTEFRFSIVLTIEETIKNNTGKLYDEIQLVNEVEAIQDINLDAGLEAEALDV encoded by the coding sequence ATGGCAAATAAATCTCACCTAAAATTCTTAAGCGAAAAGCAATTGTCTGAAGTTAAAGACTTTAAGTACAATTATGGCTTTGACAACAATAAAGACGATGAAGACAACGCACCTAAAAACTATGTTAGGTTAGCAACGTCATTTAAAGCAGATTTAGAAAAATTTGAAAGCGATTTAGACGCAAAATACAATGCGAAAGACCGCACATTGGAAATACCGTATGATATAGATTACGTACAAATTACTTTTCAAGACCAATTTGTTATAAACAAGTATTTCCAAGATTATTACAACGATTTTGGATTAGAGGCAACCGCCTTTTATGATTTTGCTAAAAAAGGATTGTTTGCTGTTGCCAACCGTGATAAATTCCAAACATTTATTGCCAATGTAAATAACTTTATTGAATACGAATTAGATGGAAACCAAGACTTAAAGTACTCCAACTATGTTAAATATATATCTGGTTTCAAATTGTTAAGAGCAAATGATATTTTAAAATTTAGGTTAGAAAACATTGGAGATATTGTGTATCTATCGTTAATGGACTTGCCTTTGGATGATGCTGTTAAACAGCAGATTGTTCAATCATTGGTAGCTTATTTAGAAGCTAATGGTATTGTCTATAAATATGATACTGAAAATGACAGAATAGAATTACAAAATCCAACCCCAGAACAAATTGAAAAAATTATCCAAAACTTTGATATAATCGAAAGTGCTACCTGCTCTGCATTTACCACTGTAAGACCAAGTGAATTTAATACCGTAGAACGTCAATTCGGTTTTAATATTCAGAATGCAGGGGAAGATTTACCTGTTGTTGGAATTATTGATACTGGAATTAGTCAACAAACAGCTTTAGCCCCTTTAATCATTAATGATACTACTTTTACTCTTGCTGGAAATCCATTGATAGACCAAGCGGGAAGAAATAGGTTAGGACACGGTACAGCGGTAGCAGGGTTAGTGGCTTTAGGTAAACATAACCATAGAAACAACTTTGTGGACAATGTAATAGCGGATGCAAAATTACTTTCAATCAAAATCAGTGATAATGGCAATGGTTATATTTCAGAGGTCGATTTACTAAAAATGCTATATGCTGTTAAGGCTAAATATCCTGAAATCAGGTTGTTTACACTGACCACTTGTTATGGTAATTTTATGTACAAAAATGAGGCTTTCTCTGACTACACTTACGCTTTGGATAAATTTGCCTATGAGACAAACAGTCTTATCTTTATTTGTACGGGAAATAACCTCAACTGCATCAATGAAAATACAAGCTACGACCTTTCCTATTTTCACGGCGACCACACCAATTTATCAACACCAGCAGACAGTCTAAATAATCTTACTGTTGGGGCAGCAGCCGATAATTTAACGGATGGTGCTTTCTTAGGTATTGCCAACGGCAGGGAATTTCCTGCATTATACACAAGAAAAGGGCATATTGATTTGTCTACAATATACAATGCTAAGAAAACAAATAAAAACTATTTCAAGCCAGATGTAATCGAAAGTGGCGGAGATGTAGGATATTATAATGAAAACGCTTTGGATTGGATGGATGAACCTGCAATCACGTTATTGTCAGCTCGTTCAGAAATCGGGATTATGCAAGAAGTAGGAACGAGTTTTGCAACTCCTTTGGTTGCTAATCTTGCAGCAAAAATTATAAAGAATTATCCTGCCCTATCAAATGAAAGTGTTAAGGCTCTCATTATAAACGGAGCATCCTTAAATTTGATACCATTTGCCTCTAATGTTTCTAAATTAAGAAATAGAGTTGCAGGGAATGGGTTAGTGGATGATTTTAAAAGTTTGTATTCAGATGAAAATTCTGCAACGCTTATTTTGGAAGATACTATTGAGAGTGGAAAAATAAGGATATATCCTATCAACTTCCCAAAATATTTGGTGGAGGATGATTTAGGTAAAGTGAAGAAAAGATTGAAAATTACAGCTACCTTATGCTTTAAATTTTTACCAATCAGAAATAATCAACTCTCATACAATCCTATCCATATGGCTTATAGTATTTTCAAAAATCATTCTGCTGATGATATTATGAAAGCTGATGATAAGGAAGCTAAGTTTACCTCTAAACTTCGCAGTACTTTATCCTGGTCAGAAAATGGTAGATATGTTTCAAAGCCATTGCCATATTCTAACACCCAGAAAATAACTTTGAATGTTAGTGTAGACGATTTGAGTAATGAAACCAATACATTCAAATTGGCTCTACACGCTAAATTATCTGAACAAATTGTTGGGGGCTTACCTGAAAATTATCCTACAGAATTTCGGTTTTCAATAGTATTAACAATAGAAGAAACTATAAAAAATAATACGGGAAAATTATACGATGAAATTCAGTTGGTAAATGAAGTTGAAGCAATCCAAGACATTAACCTTGATGCAGGATTAGAAGCGGAAGCATTAGACGTTTAA
- a CDS encoding AAA family ATPase: MAQLDYIKDIAKYGLENDQERLLSVLNELIEHSKKTKKLNFAIQLQSILKDALRFQKTNGLTKVGSEAYLNRIEDKEISELILEKITSDYTLDNIIANEKVYNELMFFIEEHQKIEVLNQFGLPVSNKLLLYGPSGCGKTLASYVIAGELEKMMVVINLGAIVSSKLGETSKNLSKIFKQAAIEDCIIFLDEFDSLGKIRDYSQDHGEMKRVVNTILQLFDYLPQSSIVIAATNQKDMLDEALLRRFDNIIAFQLPNEIEIKKLIDLVLQNGNFKFDNKTAANRIIKQCIGLSYYSIQKTLITAIKRTLFATKEPQKILSAKIDTSIWQKLVETEKQSLNV, encoded by the coding sequence ATGGCACAGTTAGATTACATAAAAGATATAGCAAAATATGGTCTTGAAAACGACCAAGAACGCTTATTGTCTGTGCTAAACGAGTTGATAGAACATTCAAAAAAAACTAAAAAGCTCAACTTTGCCATTCAACTCCAATCCATTCTAAAAGATGCTTTAAGATTTCAAAAAACGAACGGACTAACTAAAGTTGGTTCGGAAGCATATTTGAATAGAATTGAAGACAAAGAAATCTCTGAATTGATTTTAGAGAAAATCACCTCTGATTATACCTTAGATAACATTATTGCAAATGAAAAGGTATATAATGAGTTGATGTTCTTTATTGAAGAACATCAAAAGATAGAAGTATTAAATCAGTTTGGCTTACCTGTTTCCAATAAGTTGCTATTATATGGTCCGTCAGGATGTGGAAAAACCTTGGCTTCTTATGTTATTGCAGGAGAATTGGAAAAGATGATGGTTGTTATCAATTTAGGTGCAATCGTATCTTCTAAATTAGGCGAAACAAGTAAGAACCTTTCCAAAATATTCAAACAAGCTGCCATTGAAGATTGTATTATCTTCTTGGATGAATTTGATAGCTTGGGTAAAATCAGAGATTACAGTCAAGACCACGGAGAGATGAAACGTGTTGTCAATACTATTCTTCAATTGTTTGACTATCTCCCTCAAAGTAGCATTGTTATTGCAGCCACCAATCAAAAAGATATGTTGGATGAAGCCTTATTAAGAAGGTTTGACAATATCATAGCGTTTCAATTACCTAATGAAATCGAAATTAAGAAGCTAATCGATTTGGTATTGCAAAATGGCAATTTCAAATTTGATAATAAAACTGCTGCAAACAGAATTATAAAGCAATGCATAGGTTTATCCTATTACAGCATCCAAAAAACACTCATTACCGCAATAAAACGCACTCTGTTTGCAACCAAAGAGCCACAAAAAATATTGTCTGCCAAAATAGATACTTCCATTTGGCAGAAACTTGTTGAAACAGAAAAACAGTCATTAAACGTCTAA
- a CDS encoding nuclease-related domain-containing protein: protein MTPSEKFVSELCEKSFLPFWSFPSPLGKKNKELCDVLVVCENSVIIISIKDIKVSEHSDENIQYERWQKKAILSSIDQIYGAERFLKNVNEITLSDKVTKIQLPPRSNREIFRIAIAFGGKKEYPLETGEFGSGFVHVFDEQSTFTVLCELDTINDFVNYLKAKEKFLANKTIMVPREVDFLALYLKTSLEFDFIPDAVVLDEGMWEDYLEDDEYKYWQKEIPQSYVWDEIVSQLHTIHVKNKRDHTLVSDLERATRIIALEPRINRMELGMCLIDAIKKKVRGRMMPPLEGSDHSYVFMPLSHKNWESKEKELQLRCLVARKESKNAPKVIGIAIGKSPTNEHIFDIAYFDIPELNEEMLKKIEEAKQELGYFKNPAISHSKDMRK from the coding sequence ATGACTCCATCCGAAAAATTTGTATCTGAATTATGTGAGAAATCTTTCCTGCCGTTCTGGAGTTTTCCAAGTCCTTTAGGAAAGAAAAATAAAGAGTTATGTGATGTATTAGTGGTTTGTGAAAACTCCGTCATAATTATATCTATTAAAGATATAAAGGTTTCGGAACATTCAGATGAAAATATCCAATACGAAAGATGGCAGAAAAAAGCAATTCTAAGCTCAATTGACCAAATATATGGTGCAGAAAGGTTTCTAAAAAATGTCAATGAAATAACGCTTAGTGATAAGGTTACTAAAATTCAGCTTCCACCACGTTCCAACAGAGAGATATTTAGAATTGCAATAGCTTTTGGTGGAAAAAAAGAATATCCATTAGAAACAGGAGAATTTGGAAGTGGGTTTGTCCACGTGTTTGACGAGCAATCTACTTTTACGGTTTTATGTGAATTGGACACGATAAATGATTTTGTGAACTACTTGAAAGCCAAAGAAAAGTTTTTGGCTAACAAAACCATTATGGTTCCGAGAGAAGTTGATTTTTTGGCACTCTATCTCAAAACATCCTTAGAATTTGATTTTATACCTGATGCGGTTGTTCTTGATGAAGGTATGTGGGAAGATTATTTAGAAGATGATGAATATAAGTATTGGCAAAAAGAAATTCCTCAAAGCTATGTGTGGGATGAAATAGTATCCCAACTCCATACCATTCACGTAAAAAACAAAAGAGACCACACTTTAGTATCCGACTTAGAAAGAGCTACAAGAATAATCGCATTAGAACCCCGAATAAACAGAATGGAATTAGGAATGTGTTTGATAGATGCGATTAAGAAAAAAGTAAGGGGACGAATGATGCCTCCACTTGAAGGAAGCGACCATTCTTATGTTTTTATGCCTTTAAGCCACAAAAACTGGGAAAGTAAGGAAAAGGAGTTACAGCTTAGATGTTTAGTCGCAAGAAAGGAAAGCAAAAATGCTCCAAAAGTTATCGGAATTGCAATTGGAAAAAGCCCAACGAATGAACATATATTCGACATAGCTTATTTTGATATTCCGGAACTGAATGAGGAAATGTTGAAAAAAATAGAAGAAGCAAAACAAGAGCTGGGGTATTTTAAAAATCCAGCTATAAGCCATAGTAAAGATATGAGGAAATAA
- a CDS encoding reverse transcriptase family protein has translation MNKKTNQPKTYKDGTIKRRAIRPSKTPLKIIQKQIKDRILSLIELPENVHGGVKKRSNITNAKPHQGKKYKLTTDLQDFYPSIKAKRIYDTFIELGFNAQCAFYITRLTTWKGELPQGTPTSTHISNIVFLKTDYQLIELCKTHNITYTRYIDDLTFSSQSDFQNVIGEILDIVLQSGLKISRRKTFYNGSQTVTGIKIYLHKIDAPEKIITKAKEEEALPDGMVKPYTNYRNNILKTNKRKK, from the coding sequence ATTAACAAAAAGACAAATCAGCCTAAAACGTATAAAGATGGTACGATTAAGCGGAGAGCAATAAGACCGTCAAAAACTCCCTTGAAAATAATCCAAAAGCAGATAAAAGACCGTATTCTTTCTTTGATTGAATTACCCGAAAATGTACACGGTGGTGTCAAAAAGCGAAGTAATATCACAAATGCCAAGCCACATCAGGGAAAGAAATATAAGTTAACCACTGATTTGCAGGATTTCTATCCCTCGATAAAAGCAAAGAGAATTTATGATACATTCATTGAGTTGGGTTTCAACGCTCAATGTGCTTTTTATATAACCCGACTAACAACGTGGAAAGGGGAACTGCCACAGGGTACACCAACCAGTACACATATTTCAAACATCGTGTTTTTAAAAACCGATTATCAACTTATAGAACTTTGTAAAACCCATAATATTACATATACGAGGTATATAGATGATTTAACCTTTTCGTCCCAATCTGATTTTCAGAATGTCATTGGAGAAATCTTAGATATTGTTTTACAGAGTGGCTTAAAAATCAGCCGACGGAAAACCTTTTATAATGGTTCTCAAACCGTTACAGGAATTAAAATTTATCTTCACAAGATAGATGCACCCGAAAAGATTATTACTAAGGCCAAAGAGGAAGAGGCATTACCTGACGGAATGGTGAAACCTTATACGAATTATCGGAATAATATTTTAAAAACAAACAAAAGGAAAAAATAA
- a CDS encoding helix-turn-helix domain-containing protein codes for MNLGTVIKDIRKQRGQTQTEFAESCGITQTYLSQIENNAKEPNLATLKEISKKLDLPLPILFFLSLNEDDISPEKRKAFEIINPSVKSLINEFFRVER; via the coding sequence ATGAACTTAGGCACAGTCATAAAAGATATCAGAAAACAACGGGGGCAAACTCAAACAGAGTTTGCCGAAAGTTGTGGTATCACTCAAACATATTTATCTCAAATAGAGAATAATGCCAAAGAGCCCAATTTGGCAACTCTTAAAGAGATAAGTAAAAAACTTGATTTGCCTCTACCTATATTATTCTTCTTGTCTCTAAACGAGGACGACATTTCCCCAGAGAAAAGGAAGGCTTTTGAAATTATCAATCCATCCGTAAAATCTCTGATAAATGAGTTCTTTAGAGTGGAGAGGTAA
- the mobA gene encoding conjugal transfer protein MobA translates to MDFIMEEKNRKQIRKTGRKPKIDPAVNRYSINLNAQDNAKFLALFDQSEMKVIAHFITACIFQKTVKTVKIDMDAIEYHEKLTRFFSQFRAIGTNYNQIVKILYRNFSEKKAGTYLFKLEKETIELVKVTKKVIRLTQEFEEKHLKKE, encoded by the coding sequence ATGGATTTTATTATGGAAGAGAAAAACAGAAAACAGATTAGGAAAACAGGACGAAAACCAAAGATTGACCCTGCCGTCAATCGGTATTCCATCAACCTGAATGCACAGGATAATGCCAAGTTTCTTGCACTCTTTGACCAGTCAGAAATGAAAGTAATTGCTCATTTTATCACAGCCTGTATCTTTCAAAAGACGGTAAAAACCGTCAAAATTGATATGGATGCTATCGAATATCACGAAAAGTTGACCCGCTTTTTTAGCCAGTTCCGAGCAATCGGAACAAATTATAATCAGATTGTGAAGATATTGTACCGAAATTTTTCAGAGAAAAAAGCAGGAACATACCTTTTTAAATTGGAAAAAGAAACGATAGAATTGGTAAAAGTTACTAAAAAAGTTATCCGTTTAACACAAGAATTTGAAGAAAAACATCTGAAAAAAGAGTAA
- a CDS encoding relaxase/mobilization nuclease domain-containing protein — MIAKIGKGSNMYGAILYNQQKVDRENGAVLLLNKIPDTMNGRYSVAYFNKCFEPYLSANIKTEKTVRHISLNPDPKDNVSDEQFTEMAQEYMERMGYGSQPYIIFKHTDIDRTHIHIVSTCVGIDGKKIPDDYDHPRSMAICRDLEQKYNLHKATEQEQKQADRIFKKVEQQKGDIKSQMASVVRHLPKYYSFPTMGSYNALLSLFNITAEEVKGERNGQTVNGLVYVALDENGNKVSNPFKASLFGKETGIAQLQKHFEQSKEKMKTNPARSVLKNIVELAMYTTSNEIEFRKQLTEHGINTVVRRNDNGRIYGITFIDHESRSVWNGSALDRNLSANVFNDWWNNGNKPELKIQDNPVSNPNTIYHQPTKDLFEFISQEHSHNFDMGLFSLLPDVKGEDYEEEQFAIRMKKKKKGRKL; from the coding sequence ATGATTGCAAAAATCGGAAAAGGGAGCAATATGTACGGTGCAATTTTGTACAATCAGCAGAAAGTGGACAGGGAAAACGGAGCGGTTTTGTTGCTGAACAAGATACCCGATACAATGAACGGCAGGTATTCCGTAGCGTATTTTAACAAGTGCTTTGAGCCATATCTATCGGCAAATATCAAAACAGAAAAGACGGTACGGCATATTTCGTTGAACCCCGACCCGAAAGACAATGTAAGCGATGAACAATTTACGGAAATGGCCCAGGAGTATATGGAACGTATGGGCTACGGCAGTCAGCCTTATATCATTTTTAAACATACGGACATTGACCGAACGCATATCCATATCGTTTCGACCTGTGTAGGCATTGACGGCAAGAAAATCCCCGATGATTACGACCACCCACGCTCAATGGCTATCTGTCGGGATTTGGAGCAGAAATACAACCTGCACAAAGCAACCGAGCAGGAGCAGAAACAAGCCGATAGAATTTTCAAAAAGGTAGAACAGCAGAAAGGCGATATTAAAAGCCAAATGGCTTCGGTAGTCCGTCATTTGCCAAAATATTACAGCTTTCCGACTATGGGAAGCTACAATGCCTTATTGTCACTTTTCAACATTACAGCAGAGGAAGTCAAAGGCGAACGTAACGGTCAGACGGTAAACGGATTGGTGTATGTAGCATTGGACGAGAACGGCAACAAGGTAAGCAATCCTTTCAAAGCATCGCTTTTCGGGAAAGAAACAGGCATTGCACAACTACAAAAGCACTTCGAGCAGTCCAAAGAGAAAATGAAAACCAACCCTGCAAGGTCAGTTCTAAAGAATATCGTTGAATTGGCTATGTACACGACAAGCAACGAAATAGAATTTAGAAAACAATTGACCGAACACGGTATTAATACGGTTGTTCGCAGGAACGATAACGGACGGATTTACGGTATAACTTTTATTGACCACGAAAGCCGAAGTGTTTGGAACGGTTCGGCTTTGGATAGAAACCTATCGGCAAATGTGTTTAATGATTGGTGGAACAACGGAAACAAGCCCGAATTGAAGATACAGGACAACCCTGTTTCCAATCCGAACACCATATATCACCAACCGACCAAAGACCTTTTCGAGTTTATCTCGCAGGAACATTCTCACAATTTCGATATGGGATTGTTTAGCCTGTTACCTGATGTAAAAGGCGAGGATTACGAAGAAGAACAGTTTGCTATTCGGATGAAAAAAAAGAAGAAAGGGAGAAAATTGTAA
- the pdxR gene encoding MocR-like pyridoxine biosynthesis transcription factor PdxR encodes MLPYEHIIIIEKDSKVPVYRQIAISIINAIRNGTLKAGTHLPSSRELAKTLGVHRKTVIAGYEELDAQDWIMIVPRKHVAVSGHIPLLKPQKWGEPNTVTAYEKDLNVPFRIIEENTFGENGISYPDVVIDDGHPDVRLSPIDDLLKTYRSLTSKKYAIKNANIGTTQGTLKLREELVNYLSETRGLNISVDNILITHGAQMSIYLSAQLLLEHSSKIIVGNPNYPVANKTFEETEAKIIEVNVDDKGIDTDAIEKICKRQKIDAVYVIPHHHYPTTVTLSIDRRMKLLELSQHYSFVIIEDDYDYDYHYTSSPYLPLASGNHNGNVIYIGSFSKILDPALRMGFMVAPKNFIEQCTAFRKIIDVGGDGYMQNALATLIKEGELKRHLKKAKKCYHGRRDFLDALMKEKLGKYVSYTLPTGGMSIWIKLNPDYSIARLVANTQFKIIRWNAEQNAFRFGFASMDEKELTQAVEALKMELEKE; translated from the coding sequence ATGTTGCCATACGAACACATCATCATTATAGAGAAAGACAGTAAAGTTCCCGTTTACAGGCAGATTGCTATATCAATCATCAATGCTATCAGAAACGGTACTTTGAAAGCTGGAACGCACCTGCCAAGTAGCCGTGAATTAGCCAAAACATTGGGCGTACACCGTAAGACTGTGATTGCAGGTTACGAGGAACTGGACGCACAAGATTGGATTATGATTGTTCCGAGAAAGCACGTTGCCGTTTCGGGACATATCCCACTGCTGAAACCGCAAAAATGGGGCGAACCCAATACGGTTACTGCTTATGAAAAGGATTTGAATGTACCTTTTAGAATTATCGAAGAAAATACATTTGGCGAAAATGGTATTTCTTACCCTGATGTTGTTATTGATGACGGACACCCTGACGTAAGATTATCGCCAATAGATGATTTGTTGAAAACATACCGTTCGCTTACTTCAAAAAAATACGCCATTAAAAATGCTAACATTGGAACAACGCAGGGAACTTTGAAACTTCGGGAAGAGCTGGTTAATTATTTGTCTGAAACAAGAGGGTTAAATATTTCGGTTGATAATATTTTGATTACTCACGGGGCACAAATGAGCATTTATTTATCTGCCCAACTGCTTTTAGAGCATTCGTCTAAAATCATTGTAGGTAATCCTAATTATCCTGTTGCCAATAAAACATTTGAGGAAACCGAAGCGAAAATCATCGAGGTAAATGTAGATGATAAAGGTATTGATACCGATGCTATTGAAAAGATTTGCAAACGTCAAAAAATTGATGCCGTGTATGTCATTCCGCACCACCATTACCCTACAACGGTAACATTAAGCATAGACCGGAGAATGAAACTGTTAGAACTATCTCAGCACTATTCTTTTGTGATTATTGAAGATGATTACGACTATGATTATCATTATACTTCCTCGCCTTACTTACCTTTGGCAAGTGGCAACCACAACGGAAACGTGATTTATATAGGTTCATTTTCCAAGATATTAGACCCTGCTTTACGTATGGGCTTTATGGTAGCTCCAAAAAATTTTATCGAACAATGTACGGCTTTCAGAAAAATAATAGACGTAGGTGGCGATGGCTATATGCAGAATGCTTTGGCTACATTGATAAAAGAAGGCGAACTTAAAAGACATCTGAAAAAGGCAAAGAAATGTTATCACGGACGCAGAGATTTTTTAGATGCGTTGATGAAAGAAAAATTAGGCAAGTACGTTTCTTATACGTTGCCGACAGGCGGAATGTCTATCTGGATCAAACTAAACCCTGACTATTCTATTGCCCGACTTGTTGCCAATACGCAGTTTAAAATTATCAGGTGGAATGCGGAACAAAACGCATTTCGGTTTGGTTTTGCTTCGATGGATGAAAAAGAACTGACACAGGCTGTTGAGGCTCTAAAGATGGAGTTAGAGAAAGAATAA
- a CDS encoding GNAT family N-acetyltransferase, which yields MEYNIEKVGLKDLDTTAELFNLYRVFYRQADDYERCKKFIEERLNNDQSHIFVVYAGDKAVGFVQLYKLYHYIKLAKQWLLSDLFVHPDYRGKGLSVALIDRAKQWCDETGACGLMLETEKTNDIGNKLYPRCGFEYDGNHNYYYWWK from the coding sequence ATGGAGTACAACATCGAAAAAGTAGGTCTGAAAGATTTAGACACAACAGCAGAATTATTTAACCTTTATCGGGTTTTTTACCGCCAAGCGGACGATTATGAAAGATGCAAAAAATTCATAGAGGAACGCTTGAACAATGACCAATCACACATTTTTGTGGTGTATGCAGGCGACAAAGCAGTCGGATTTGTTCAGTTGTACAAACTGTATCATTACATCAAATTGGCAAAGCAATGGTTGTTGAGCGATTTGTTTGTTCATCCCGATTATCGTGGCAAAGGGCTTTCGGTGGCATTGATAGACAGAGCAAAACAATGGTGTGATGAAACAGGAGCTTGCGGATTGATGCTTGAAACCGAAAAAACAAACGATATTGGCAACAAGCTCTATCCACGTTGCGGTTTTGAATATGACGGCAATCACAATTATTACTATTGGTGGAAATAA